One genomic window of Paramormyrops kingsleyae isolate MSU_618 chromosome 22, PKINGS_0.4, whole genome shotgun sequence includes the following:
- the farsa gene encoding phenylalanine--tRNA ligase alpha subunit: MADTGILESLLRHLEKVDDGVDSQAVAALLGVDHQVIVGAVKSLQAIGDVISAEQQTSKHWELTEEGAEIAAQGSHEARVFGAIPEDGLPQSELMKLPSGKVGFSKAMSNKWIRVDKAHEGGPRVFKMVESINDLVREKLLRVQQGKSQLEEKEKNELKKRKLLTEVTVKSYWIGKGSSFSTTITKQETELTSEMIASGSWREKKFKPYNFESMGVAPDCGHLHPLMKVRTQFRQIFLEMGFTEMPTNNFIESSFWNFDSLFQPQQHPARDQHDTFFLSDPALAYEFPQEYLERVKTIHSQGGYGSQGYKYDWKLEEAQKNILRTHTTAVSARMLYKLAQQEQFTPVRYFSIDRVFRNETLDATHLAEFHQIEGVVADYGLTLGDLMGVLHQFFTKLGITKLRFKPAYNPYTEPSMEVFSYHEGLKKWVEVGNSGVFRPEMLLPMGLPEGVSVIAWGLSLERPTMIKYGINNIRELVGHKVNLQMVYDSPLCRLDS; encoded by the exons ATGGCTGATACCGGAATTTTGGAGTCTCTGCTCCGGCATCTGGAGAAAGTGGATGATGGCGTTGACAGTCAAGCCGTGGCGGCCTTGCTTGGCGTGGACCACCAAGTTATCGTCGGGGCTGTGAAGAGTCTACAGGCGATAGGAGAT GTGATTTCGGCTGAGCAGCAAACATCGAAGCACTGGGAGCTGACGGAGGAGGGAGCGGAGATCGCAGCGCAGGGCAGCCATGAAGCGCGAGTCTTCGGTGCCATTCCGGAAGATGGGCTGCCACAGAGCGAGCTTATG AAGCTGCCTAGTGGGAAAGTGGGCTTCAGCAAGGCGATGTCCAACAAGTGGATCCGTGTGGACAAGGCTCACGAGGGAGGCCCCCGCGTGTTCAAGATG GTGGAGAGCATCAATGACCTGGTCAGGGAGAAGCTGCTCCGGGTGCAGCAGGGAAAGTCCCagctggaggagaaggagaagaatGAACTGAAGAAGCGGAAGCTGTTGACCGAAGT gaCGGTGAAGTCCTATTGGATCGGCAAGGGAAGCTCTTTCAGCACAACCATCACCAAGCAGGAGACGGAGCTGACGTCCGAGATGATCGCAAG TGGAAGCTGGCGTGAGAAGAAGTTCAAGCCCTACAACTTCGAATCGATGGGCGTGGCCCCCGACTGCGGGCACCTGCACCCTCTGATGAAGGTGCGCACGCAGTTCCGGCAGATCTTCCTGGAGATGGG GTTCACCGAAATGCCCACCAACAACTTCATCGAGAGCTCCTTCTGGAACTTCGACTCGCTGTTCCAGCCGCAGCAGCACCCTGCCCGCGATCAGCACGACACTTTCTTCCTGTCGG ACCCAGCGCTAGCCTACGAGTTCCCCCAGGAATACCTGGAGAGGGTGAAGACCATCCACTCACAGGGGGGCTATGGCTCGCAAGG GTACAAGTACGACTGGAAGCTGGAGGAGGCCCAGAAAAATATCCTCCGCACGCATACGACGGCTGTCAGCGCACGCATGCTCTATAAGCTAGCCCAGCAG GAGCAGTTCACCCCGGTCAGATACTTCTCCATCGACAGAGTGTTCCGGAACGAGACCCTGGATGCCACCCACCTGGCTGAGTTTCACCAGATCGAGGGAGTGGTGGCCGACTATGGGCTTACCCTGGGTGATCTGATGGGAGTTCTGCACCAGTTCTTCACCAAACTGG GAATTACCAAACTGCGCTTTAAACCTGCCTACAACCCGTATACCGAGCCCAGCATGGAGGTCTTCAGCTACCATGAAG GTCTGAAGAAGTGGGTggaggtgggtaattcagggGTTTTCCGACCTGAGATGCTGCTGCCCATGGGGCTCCCTGAGGGGGTGTCTGTCATTGCCTGGGGCCTGTCACTGGAAAG ACCGACTATGATCAAGTACGGCATCAACAATATCCGTGAGCTAGTGGGGCACAAAGTCAACTTGCAGATGGTGTACGACAGCCCTCTGTGCCGGCTGGACTCATAA